From Streptomyces sp. HUAS MG91, the proteins below share one genomic window:
- a CDS encoding thiolase family protein — MRPVHFAAARRTPIGKLRGALSSVRPDDLAATVVKALVADAPGLDPARIDDIYWGAANQAGEDNRNVARMAALLAGLPETVPGATVNRLCASGMEAVTTAARTVAAGEADVVLAGGSESMSRAPFVLPRPDEALPHALQTYDTRLGWRLTNPRMKDLHGVLAMGETAEEVADRYGIARERQDAFALRSHHKAAAARKDGLFDAEILPVTRPDGVVVDADECIRPDTSLEKLGALKPVFRKGGSVTAGNASPMNDGAAGLLLVSEEALEEFGLVSLGRYVAGASAGVNPDVMGIGPVPATQKALRRAGWSVADIEEAEFNEAFAAQALACVDGLGIDPGLVNPTGGAIALGHPLGCSGARILTTLLHRLRRTGAARGLATMCVGVGQGSAVLVERA, encoded by the coding sequence CCGTGCGGCCCGACGACCTCGCGGCGACGGTCGTCAAGGCGCTGGTCGCGGACGCGCCCGGGCTCGACCCGGCCCGGATCGACGACATCTACTGGGGCGCGGCGAACCAGGCGGGCGAGGACAACCGGAACGTCGCGCGGATGGCCGCCCTCCTCGCGGGCCTGCCCGAGACGGTGCCGGGCGCGACCGTGAACCGGCTGTGCGCCTCGGGCATGGAGGCCGTCACCACCGCCGCCCGCACCGTCGCCGCGGGCGAGGCCGACGTGGTGCTCGCGGGCGGCTCCGAGTCGATGAGCCGCGCCCCGTTCGTGCTGCCCCGCCCCGACGAGGCGCTGCCGCACGCCCTGCAGACGTACGACACCCGGCTCGGCTGGCGCCTGACCAACCCCCGGATGAAGGACCTGCACGGGGTCCTCGCGATGGGGGAGACCGCCGAGGAGGTCGCCGACCGGTACGGCATCGCGCGCGAGCGCCAGGACGCCTTCGCCCTGCGCAGCCACCACAAGGCGGCCGCCGCCCGCAAGGACGGCCTCTTCGACGCCGAGATCCTTCCCGTGACGAGGCCCGACGGAGTGGTCGTCGACGCCGACGAGTGCATCCGCCCCGACACGTCGCTGGAGAAGCTCGGCGCCCTCAAGCCCGTCTTCCGCAAGGGCGGTTCGGTGACGGCGGGCAACGCGTCGCCGATGAACGACGGCGCCGCGGGCCTGCTCCTGGTCAGCGAGGAGGCCCTGGAGGAGTTCGGACTCGTCTCGCTCGGCCGCTACGTCGCCGGCGCCTCGGCCGGCGTGAACCCCGACGTCATGGGCATCGGCCCGGTCCCCGCCACGCAGAAGGCCCTGCGCCGCGCCGGCTGGTCCGTCGCCGACATCGAGGAGGCCGAGTTCAACGAGGCGTTCGCCGCCCAGGCCCTCGCCTGCGTCGACGGCCTCGGCATCGACCCCGGCCTGGTCAACCCGACCGGCGGCGCCATCGCCCTCGGCCACCCGCTCGGCTGCTCCGGCGCCCGCATCCTCACCACGCTGCTGCACCGCCTGCGCCGCACCGGCGCGGCCCGCGGCCTCGCCACCATGTGCGTCGGCGTCGGCCAGGGCAGCGCCGTCCTCGTCGAGCGCGCCTGA